The following coding sequences are from one Stigmatopora nigra isolate UIUO_SnigA chromosome 12, RoL_Snig_1.1, whole genome shotgun sequence window:
- the flrt3 gene encoding leucine-rich repeat transmembrane protein FLRT3, translating to MVRQCKAFILSLIRVGLLLGLANPLVTSASCPSSCRCDGTFIYCNDRGLTSIPTGLPLDATVLFLQNNRIKSSGIPSDLSRLINVEKIYLYCNNLDEFPTNLPLGLKELHLQENNIRMITHATLAQIPYIEELHLDDNSVSAVSIEEGAFRDSIHLRLLFLSRNHLSTIPSGLPMSIEELRFEDNRISSISEQSLQDLINLKRLILDGNLLNNRGIGEMALINLINLTELSLVRNSLTSPPANLPGTSLEKLQLQENHINRVPPGAFAFLRQLYRLDLSGNNLSSLPQGVFEDLDNLTQLLLRNNPWQCNCRMKWVRDWLRTLPSKVNVRGFMCQGPDKVKGMALKDLTTDMFDCSDSDFIPTYETSTVSNTWRPSQPQWPLFVTKRPGVKGPNMGRNYHDTTISSGRKIITISVKSSTADTVHISWRVSQPMTALRLSWLKLGHSPAFGSITETIVQGERTEYLLTALDPESSYRICMVPMETSNIYLSDETPVCIETETGSRKSYNPTTTLNREQEKEPYKNSSLPLAAIIGGAVALLAIIMLALVCWYVHRNGSIFSRNCTYNKGRRRKDDYAEAGTKKDNSILEIRETSFQMIPINQLPASKEEFVIHTIFPPNGLSLYKSPHNENSINNRSYRDSGIPDSDYSHS from the coding sequence ATGGTACGTCAATGCAAGGCCTTTATCCTCTCCCTCATCAGGGTTGGACTGCTGCTGGGCCTTGCTAACCCACTAGTGACCTCTGCTTCATGTCCCTCTTCCTGTCGTTGTGATGGGACCTTCATCTACTGTAATGACCGTGGCCTGACTTCCATCCCTACTGGTTTACCCCTAGATGCAACAGTGCTCTTCCTGCAAAACAATCGCATAAAGAGCTCGGGAATTCCCTCAGACCTAAGCAGGCTCATTAATGTGGAGAAGATCTACCTGTACTGCAACAATCTGGATGAATTCCCCACTAACCTTCCTCTCGGTCTGAAAGAGCTCCATCTTCAAGAGAACAACATTCGAATGATTACACACGCAACTTTAGCCCAGATACCTTACATTGAAGAACTTCACCTGGACGACAACTCTGTATCTGCGGTTAGCATCGAAGAGGGGGCCTTTAGAGACAGCATTCACCTTAGGTTGCTTTTCCTCTCTAGGAACCACCTAAGTACTATCCCGTCAGGTCTACCAATGAGTATTGAAGAGTTGCGCTTTGAAGACAACCGCATCTCGTCAATCTCAGAACAATCACTACAAGATCTCATCAACCTGAAGAGGTTGATATTGGATGGAAACCTGCTCAACAACCGTGGAATTGGAGAGATGGCTCTTATCAATCTGATTAACCTTACTGAGCTCTCACTCGTGAGGAACTCCCTGACATCCCCGCCAGCCAACTTGCCAGGAACAAGTTTGGAGAAGTTGCAGTTACAAGAGAATCACATTAATCGGGTACCACCTGGGGCTTTTGCCTTTCTTCGACAACTGTATCGTTTGGATCTATCTGGCAACAACCTGAGTAGTTTGCCGCAAGGAGTATTTGAAGATCTGGACAATCTCACACAGCTTCTACTTCGCAACAACCCCTGGCAATGCAATTGCAGGATGAAATGGGTGCGCGACTGGCTCCGGACATTGCCGTCAAAAGTAAATGTACGAGGATTTATGTGCCAGGGCCCTGATAAGGTAAAAGGCATGGCTCTCAAAGACTTAACCACAGACATGTTTGACTGCTCAGACTCAGACTTCATTCCTACATACGAGACTAGCACAGTCTCCAACACTTGGCGCCCCTCACAGCCTCAGTGGCCGTTGTTTGTAACCAAAAGGCCTGGAGTGAAGGGACCAAATATGGGCCGGAATTATCATGACACCACAATTTCATCTGGCAGAAAAATCATCACTATCAGTGTGAAGTCAAGTACTGCAGATACAGTACACATCTCATGGAGGGTATCACAACCCATGACGGCCCTCCGGCTCAGCTGGCTAAAGCTGGGACACAGCCCTGCATTTGGTTCCATCACAGAGACGATTGTACAAGGAGAAAGGACAGAGTACTTGCTCACTGCGCTGGATCCAGAGTCATCCTACAGGATATGTATGGTTCCCATGGAGACCAGCAATATCTACCTTTCAGACGAGACCCCCGTTTGCATAGAGACGGAGACCGGCTCTCGTAAATCTTACAACCCAACCACAACTTTAAACAGAGAGCAGGAGAAAGAGCCTTACAAAAATTCCAGCCTGCCTTTGGCTGCCATTATCGGAGGCGCTGTCGCACTTTTGGCAATAATCATGTTGGCATTGGTGTGCTGGTACGTTCACAGAAACGGATCCATTTTTTCCAGAAACTGCACGTACAACAAAGGCCGCCGAAGAAAGGATGACTATGCCGAAGCGGGCACCAAGAAGGACAACTCGATTCTAGAAATAAGAGAGACTTCTTTTCAAATGATACCTATCAACCAGCTTCCTGCGTCTAAGGAGGAGTTTGTGATACACACCATTTTTCCACCTAATGGGCTGAGTTTATACAAGAGCCCACACAACGAGAACAGTATTAACAACAGAAGTTACAGAGACAGTGGAATACCAGATTCGGACTATTCGCATTCATGA